One part of the Vicia villosa cultivar HV-30 ecotype Madison, WI linkage group LG6, Vvil1.0, whole genome shotgun sequence genome encodes these proteins:
- the LOC131611159 gene encoding WRKY transcription factor 72A-like, which yields MSSSSCSEIEEKRVTSIFHEDDFSTQQEVSKEEDKLKCAKTEMGEVKEENERLKTMLSRVEKDYNTLQLRFFDIVNKEVSNNGVEESSVSHEENDEEPEFVSLCLGRSPNEYKKEATKIDQNSNKPKEKEDMEVNLSLGLDSKYMLSMELESDLTPMNNSLEELPKEVEVEEKGTLFSTNKSTKVINVNDDVSDQMPTKRVRVSVRAKCDTPTMNDGCQWRKYGQKIAKGNPCPRAYYRCTVAPACPVRKQVQRCADDMSILITTYEGTHNHPLQVTASAMAYTTSAAASMMLSGSSTSSSSHHQNLHHQNSTSFGNSPALLNNGLNFNHHQFEQSRTPKQHFFIPPNHSSHNNLFPTITLDLTSPSSLSSSSSSLSNIAPIPRFSPNNLNFCSAQQPNFTPSSTIWNNNKLGLGFINNNTIMPMEKTQIRPFNHFQENFYQKCVTNYQTPSRQALAETISKAISTDPSLHSVIAAAVTSIVGQGSNNGVNQKETKENGLGLGLNLKHGEYPQLGSNNLLNQNGKGCLKGASYFKRLSPTTSSQAKNFMLLQPSLPFSVSKSSASKSSSIVNHVNHCDSKMNTHH from the exons ATGTCTAGCTCTAGTTGTTCAGAGATAGAAGAGAAGAGAGTTACTTCAATTTTCCATGAAGATGATTTCTCTACTCAACAAGAAGTTTCAAAAGAG GAAGATAAACTAAAATGCGCTAAAACTGAGATGGGTGAggtgaaagaagaaaatgaaagattgaaGACGATGCTATCGCGAGTTGAAAAAGACTACAACACCCTTCAACTCCGTTTCTTTGACATCGTTAACAAAGAAGTTTCTAACAACGGAGTAGAAGAATCATCGGTTTCACATGAAGAAAACGATGAAGAACCCGAATTCGTGTCACTTTGTCTTGGAAGAAGTCCAAATGAGTATAAGAAAGAAGCGACAAAAATTGATCAAAATTCAAACAAGCCTAAAGAAAAAGAGGACATGGAAGTTAACCTTAGTCTTGGATTAGATTCTAAATACATGTTGTCAATGGAGTTAGAATCTGATTTGACTCCAATGAATAATAGCTTAGAAGAATTACCAAAGGAAGTTGAAGTTGAAGAAAAAGGAACATTATTTTCAACAAATAAATCAACAAAGGTTATAAATGTAAACGATGATGTTTCTGATCAAATGCCTACCAAGAGAGTAAGGGTATCTGTTAGAGCTAAATGTGATACTCCAACG ATGAATGATGGATGCCAATGGAGAAAATATGGACAAAAGATAGCAAAAGGAAATCCGTGTCCAAGAGCATACTATCGTTGCACGGTCGCACCAGCATGTCCAGTTAGGAAACAG GTCCAAAGATGTGCTGATGACATGTCAATCTTAATCACAACATATGAAGGAACACACAACCATCCTCTTCAAGTAACAGCATCAGCCATGGCATACACTACATCAGCTGCAGCATCAATGATGTTATCAggctcatcaacatcatcatcatcacatcatCAAAATCTTCATCATCAAAACTCAACATCTTTTGGGAACTCACCAGCATTACTCAACAATGGCCTAAATTTCAATCATCACCAATTCGAACAATCACGAACACCAAAACAACACTTCTTCATTCCACCAAACCATTCCTCACATAACAATTTGTTCCCAACAATCACTTTAGACCTAACTTCACCTTCATCCTTATCATCATCGTCATCGTCATTATCGAACATCGCTCCTATTCCGAGATTTTCTCCGAATAATCTCAATTTTTGTTCCGCGCAACAACCAAATTTCACTCCATCATCAACCATTTGGAACAACAAcaaattagggttagggtttatcAACAATAACACAATAATGCCTATGGAAAAAACTCAAATTAGGCCTTTCAACCATTTCCAAGAAAACTTCTATCAAAAGTGTGTGACAAATTATCAAACACCTTCAAGGCAAGCTTTGGCAGAAACAATAAGCAAAGCAATTAGCACTGATCCAAGTCTTCATTCAGTTATAGCAGCTGCAGTTACATCAATTGTAGGACAAGGATCAAACAATGGTGTGAATCAAAAGGAAACTAAAGAGAATGGTTTAGGTTTAGGGTTGAATTTGAAGCATGGTGAGTATCCTCAATTAGGTTCAAACAATTTGTTGAATCAAAATGGTAAAGGGTGCTTAAAGGGTGCATCATACTTCAAAAGGTTGTCACCAACAacaagttcacaagccaagaattTCATGCTTCTTCAACCATCATTGCCATTTTCTGTTTCTAAGAGTAGTGCTAGCAAATCTTCATCCATTGTTAATCATGTCAATCATTGTGATTCAAAGATGAACACACATCATTAG